Sequence from the Fragaria vesca subsp. vesca linkage group LG4, FraVesHawaii_1.0, whole genome shotgun sequence genome:
GGTTTTATTTCTGGGTAGTTAAGCAGAGATAAAAGTATACATTAATGTCACTTCAAGTAGTCTTTGGCTTACTTGTTTGGATTATTTCCAAGCATACCCTTGTCCTCAACCTTTACCATAAACCCAATGATTCCATGAGAGAGAGTCACAGCAATATCAATCTTCCCGTTCAAACTCTAGAACACTAGACTAATATTCTATCAGAACATTCGACTCCAACTATTTGGGATGGCAGAGGTAGATGCTGTTCGTGTTCTGGGTTTTGTTGTTTTCTCGATGGTGTCCTCGGTTGTGAGGTTGAAGAAAGAAAGAGACAAGAATCAAACGAGAGCAAGGAAGAAACAATAAAGAACCACTTCTTTCCTCAAAAAAAAAAAAAAAAACACGAACCACTTTTTCAACTACGTGGGCTAGGCGGAGCCCATATAGGTCTAGGCGGTCATGTCTTAATGGGCCTTTGTGGGCCAGGAAGTCCCACCTTTCAAAAACAACAAAAACAAATAACGACTTAGAAATCTTAAACATGCGGGCCAGGCAGAAACATGCATGGCTAGGCGGTCATGTCGTAATGGGCCTCAGCGGGCTAGTGGGCCCCACCTTGAAACACAATTAAATAAATAAAAAAAGGACAAAGTCGCCCCGAATACAAGAGCTTAATTCACAGTTGAACTCCATTGTTCGATCTCACCCATTCTTTAAGGGTTCCTCTCCTCCTCAAATATCTCCGCAATAATTCCAAGAATTGTGGAGAGCAAGGATGAGGGGCTCTACAATGGCTTCTACTGCTTCATTGCAATCCTGACACAAACAACACGGAAGCAATTCTGAAGCATTTAGCTCAATATGGTTAGTTTGAGTTGCTGCTTGGAACTGAAAGACGAAGCTAAGGTTAGTTCTAAGTCTCTTCGGTTTGATTTGGTGTTACATGTGATACTTGAACTCTTGATTTTATTTGATTCCAGTTGTATAAAGCTGCGCGCGTTGGGTATTTGCTTCGAAACCCAAGACTGATACAAGTGAATTGATTGTCCTTTGTTACTTCTCAGAGATTGATTCTATTTTCATTTGTGTTGTGATTCTAGGCACTGAATTGATTGATTCTATTTGATAACTCTGGTTCATAACTTGTGATCATCTGAGCTATCAGTTTCACTCTGATAAATTGGAAAGGATGACGATATGATTAGTACGTGCAGCATATATGCTCTCTGAGTAGTTAAGTTAGTTAACACTTTACAGTTTGATTTACTGTGTTGAGGTTGAAATGCTGGATGATTGTTCATACAGATACTAGGCTTGGAGAAAGACATAGGAGGAGGACTCAAAAGTTATTCATGTAGAAGCCTGGAACCAAGGGAAGGGTGATTCTTCTTACCATAAACTATAATTCGAGTATTTAGTTGTTAATGGATTCCGGCACGTATGAATGATAAAGTTGTATCGGACATTGTTATACTAACATTCTTGTTCAATTTTGTAGTAAACCACTTCACTCTGAGATAAGGTAGGTTAAATTTCCACCGGTTACATGATTACCTTTACCTATCTGCTATAGTAAACATGAATCTAACACTAATATCTTTGCTTCTTTTCAGGTAATGATACTTAACAGTATACACTGGTTGAGTTTATGTTGGTTTGGCTAGGGGTCGAGTGGTTTGGCTCCATGTGAGTTCATGTGTTTGTTCTAGTGAATAGGTTAAAAGCTGAAATGCAGTTTTCTACAGATTAGGATGGGTATTGACGTATTGTTATCATATAAATTATGATGTAATTGAAGTAGATTAATAACTTTGACATATTTTCCTGTAGTGATATTGGAAAATTACAGTGTACACAGTAAAGAAATTACAAGCTATTTATATGGATTGAATTTGTGCTACTGATGTTCTGGTTATCTGGTCCTTGTAATTCGATCACTGTTCGTCTGCTGCGTGTTTCATCTCCTTCAGATTGATGCTGCTGATGCTTTTAAACAGCAAATCAACATGCCAACCAATATGGTTGTATGGCTTGAGAATCAAGAAATTGATTGAAAGAGAAAGCACTCATATAAGTGTGAATCAGTGAATCAAGTCTGGAGTTGACATTATGTACCAAGAAAAAAGCCTAGAGTTGAATCTTTTGCAGTAACTGCTATTTCTCTCCAAAGCTGCACAACGCTGTTTTAAGCAATAATCTATACTCGACTACTCAGGTGTTTATCCATATAATTAGACATTCATACACCAGATAACTATCAGACATACTGAATATAAATAAAATAACAAAAATAATGTAGAGTGCACACATTATTGGTTACAACCTTTCATCCCTTACAAGTTTTGGGTTTACAGAATTGAAGAAATTATAGCCACTTTGTTCTAACCATCCCCAATAATCTACTAAACTTCAATTCTGCTCCGAACCAAAAGACAAAAGATTTTAGAGAGGTTATAACTTATAAGAGCCAATCTTCACTCCTCACTGCTTGACCAGGTAAGGTAGATGAACAATAACTGATCACATAACTCTGCACAAATCCTATATAAACTTGCACTAAATATATTCATGTATTTTTTTTCCAAGTCTTAGCCTACACCTTTTACAGTAACACAAACTTGGCCTAGAACTCCAATGACAATATAATCATTACTCAATCTCGAACGCTGGACAAGAGAACTTTCTGTGGTTGATCCTATCCTACCATGTTCTAGTCACTTTCCCAGTTTGACCTCCTCTATTCCTATGAAGTTGGAAAGAAAATACTTAAGTTTCACTGTTTCACTACTGGCATACAATTCAGATGTAGCAAAAGACTGTATGTCAAACACTTCCAGAATTACCGTATCACTTGAATCCATATTCAGAATACAAAACTGAGGGAAAAAAAATGGGAAAGCGAAGCTATAACATATGAACATTGCAACACTGAATAGCATATATTCGATTTCACTAACACATAACAAAACAACTCTTGGTTCCCAAAGCGAAAATCAGTATTGAAGCCAATTCTACCATAAAAACCACAAAAAATAACACAAGTAAAGAAAGCCAAAGATTGACTAGTCTGTCAGGCTGGTTTTCTTCTGGTACCTATTGAGCATCTCCTGAATAGTGAAGATCTCATGTCTCACAAGTCAGAACTAACCCACAGAAAAATGGCATTAATCTCATGACTCCCATCTTAACATCAACTAAAATCACTCATTCCAAATGCAAAATTGATTAAAGACTTCACATTTAAAACAAACATATATCATTTCAATGCAGCACTCTAATATTGAAATATTCGATTCCATTAACACATAACAACAACATTGCATTATCGTTCAATCATAAAATGAAGTAAACAAAATCGAAAATCGAAAGCATTCATATCTCATTGGCTAACCAAAAGACCACTCTTCTTATTGTTCCTCTTCATCAACTCCTCCGGCACAGGCTTCAGGTTCTTCCTATCCTTTGTTTTCGCAATCCTCTGAATCGTCTTGGGATTCGAAATAATCTGCAACTTGGTCCCAGTCCTCAAGATATTCTCCTTCTTCCGCTTCTCCCTCTCCTCCATCTTCCTCCTCTTCTCCTCCTTATTCCTCTTAATCTCCGCCTTCAGATCCGCCATTCTCTCCTTGTACGCCTTCTTCACCGACTTGTTCTTCTCCCTCTCCTCGAACGTCGTCCCCTTCCGGCTCACCTGAAGCGCCGACGACCTCTGCTTCCGCGGCTGCTTCCACTTCCGTCCTGAAACCTTCCCGGCGATGACGCCGTCGTAGCTCGGCCGCCCGAAGACGACTGGCTTGTCCGGGTTGTCCGACGAGGAAACGGCGGATCGCTTCGCCGGAGGTGGATAGGCGGCGTCGATTTCCATGGCGGCATCGTCGGCGGCGGGTTCGGGATTGCGCTTCCGCTTGTAGGTTTTGCCGCCGAAGCCTTCGTCTAGGCAGCGGAAATCGATTGTGCAGGCCATTGAGTGTTGCAACTTTGTGTGCCGCCGTCAGTGTTGCAACTTTAGCTATTTATACGCAATATATGTTGAGGGTGTTTTGGTCTTTTAATTTCTTCGTTTTTGTGAATAGAAGAAAAAATGAAAGTTTATTTGTCACTACATTTCATTAATTTTGTTGTGTTGTTTTTTTTTTTTTTTTTCTTATAAAGATAATTCTTTGAAGTGATTTTCTTCAATATCAAAGAGTTTAGGCAATCCACAATTTGATAAAACATTTTTGTTGGCTTTGCTTTGTGATGGTAGAGGTGAGTGAAAGTGTTTTAAGCAATATTCTTGTGACCCTATTATATCATGAGTTTTGACCATCCTTTTTATTTATGTATCAGTAAAGAAATCGCTTCTTCATTTCAAGTTTCAACCACCCAGTCACGCTATTTTTTTTTTCAATCTTTGTTTTTAGATCTACTAAAATATTGGAAGAAACTAAGATTAAAGTTTTATTAATGGGATATTGATTTTGAAACACTAGATTAGAGCCAATGGTCAAGTCCATGATCTACATACCTAACAACTCATTATAAGCATACCGCGAAAAAAGTATTTCTCTTTATTTTATTTACCAAAGCAGGACCAAGTTCAAATTCTTTCGAAGAGGACCACTGATCGTATTCAACTTCTATTACCCGACCATCTGGGTCGACTTTGTAAGCAACACCAACACTAGCAACAAAACAAGTACCATAGAGAGTCACCGCCACCAAAAGAACTAGTATGTTGCTCCTCAAAACCATTACCAACTTGATCACATATAGTTATAGTGAATAATAGTTAGACAACCATATATAGATAGATTTGAGTTTTCGAACACGAAATTGATTGATGAACTAGCCTAAAAAGCGAAGAAGAATCTAGACGAGAAAAAAAGGTAAGGTTTTTGATATATATACATAGATGGGGTTGGTTTCCATTTGTATCAACAATTTTAGCAAACATAATTAATTGACTATACATGTTTGATCTAGAAACTAGTCCATATGTGAATAACATTTTATCAGTTTTCCACCACTTGTATTAGTTACTTCTTCACCGTTAGTTACTTATCCACCATTTTAAAATAAAAAATAAAATAAAAAAAACTAAACGACTTTCACTCTTACTGTGAGCTCAGCAACCCACCGGAGCCACGGAGGGCATCACTTTCGGTGGCTTGCCTCTCCCTCTAAGAGCACCACTACCACCACCACTCACCGGAGCAGCAGGAGCATTAGCCGAAGTTGAGGTCGGAGCAGCCTTGGCCTTCTTTGGAGGACGGCCAGGTGGCCTGCCTGACCCTCCTCCCGAGGTCAAGCTCTGGACAATCGGATTTGGGAAAAACAGATCCTTAGCCTTGGGAGGACCTAATCACCAACCTTATTATAGTCTCATGGTCGAGCTCATATAGAAACTACAACACAAAATAGAGAAAAGGATACCAACGACTAAGCTACAACACAGTAGGGGTGGGCATAAAAAACCATAATCTCGAACCCGTCCTGAAATTTGCCTGGACGGAACGGTATTTAAATGTTAAAACGTTAGGCCCGTCCCGTCTCGTCCCGTTTATATTTGGGCTGGCATTTCGAGCCGAGCAAGCCGAACCAACCGAAATTCCAACCAAGCCGGTACCGAGTTATACCGAAAGTTCGACTTACCGAGAGTTCGGCTTAGCTCAACCGAGCCATATCATGTATTCGACTCGGCTACAGTATTAAGGTATTGCATACCTTCGGTATACCGAGCCTATCGACATTCATGTATACTCCACATAATTCAAAAATAGTGGGGAATTTTTGCAAGAGTTGAGTGTCGAAACCCTCACCTCCTAGTTGCAAAGAGTAGTCTTAAACCACCAGACCACACGTCCTCTTTACTACATAATATACAAATGCTAAATATAAACATGTATGCAATAGCATTCACTTAATTAGTCCTTTTCTTACTTCTTCTTTCACTTTCTCAAATCCATCTTGCTGGTTTTCTTCGCCTCCTCTATCAATATATGCAGAACGCCAAAACTGGTATGCGAGATCTTCCTCTTTGATTTTTTAATTTTTATCCTAAAGGCTTTCTTCGTTTCAATAATCTCGTTACATTTTATCAATATATCATCACCTCCATCATCAAAGCTGTATCATCTCCTCTTTCACAATTCACTTTTTGTTTAGTTTCCTTCAGATCTTAGAGTTCTGGTGAAGATTTGAGTTGGGTTTTCGTAATTTGCAGGTCTAGCATGCGAAACATGTCACATCCCGACCCTTATATTTTTACCTTATTTACTAGCATGATGAT
This genomic interval carries:
- the LOC101302928 gene encoding uncharacterized protein LOC101302928, producing the protein MACTIDFRCLDEGFGGKTYKRKRNPEPAADDAAMEIDAAYPPPAKRSAVSSSDNPDKPVVFGRPSYDGVIAGKVSGRKWKQPRKQRSSALQVSRKGTTFEEREKNKSVKKAYKERMADLKAEIKRNKEEKRRKMEEREKRKKENILRTGTKLQIISNPKTIQRIAKTKDRKNLKPVPEELMKRNNKKSGLLVSQ